A region of the Desulfurellaceae bacterium genome:
CGTCCGGCGCGATCCTGAAGCTGGACCACCAGACCGGTTGTGAGGGTCGGACAGGGGAACGCGTAGGGCCGCAGACGGAGTTCTCCGCCTACGCCGTGAGCCTTGACCAGACGACCGAGCGGAACAAGGCAGTCGGCGCCCGGCGTGTCATTTTTCTTCGACGATTTCAAGGACAACTTTGCGGTTTGTCCGTGAGGCTGCGGCATTGAGCAGCGTCCGGATCGACTTGGCAGTCCGTCCCTGTTTGCCAATGATCCGACCCAGGTCGTCCTTTGCCACGCGGAGTTCAAGAATCGAGGCGGTCTCGCCCGGTATTTCGTTCACCTCGACTTCGTCGGGATGGTTCACCAGAGCCTTGGCCAGGTATAAGACGAGATCCTTCATACGGTGTTCCCCGTGCGCTCTAGGCGACAGGTTCCTGCTCGGCTTTTTGAATCAGCCGCGCAACAGTGTCGGTCGGTTGAGCGCCGTTTTGGAGCCATTTTTT
Encoded here:
- a CDS encoding KH domain-containing protein, which translates into the protein MKDLVLYLAKALVNHPDEVEVNEIPGETASILELRVAKDDLGRIIGKQGRTAKSIRTLLNAAASRTNRKVVLEIVEEK